Proteins encoded within one genomic window of Pedobacter africanus:
- the rpsS gene encoding 30S ribosomal protein S19, translating into MARSIKKGPYIDHNVEKKVVSMNDSGKKSVIKTWSRRSMISPDFVGHTFAVHNGNKFIPVYVTENMVGHKLGEFAPTRTFRGHSEKKK; encoded by the coding sequence ATGGCTCGTTCGATTAAAAAAGGACCTTATATTGACCATAACGTAGAGAAGAAAGTAGTCTCTATGAATGATTCAGGCAAGAAGTCTGTAATTAAAACTTGGTCTCGCAGATCAATGATCTCACCAGATTTTGTGGGTCATACATTTGCAGTACATAACGGTAATAAATTTATACCGGTATACGTAACAGAAAACATGGTTGGTCATAAACTGGGAGAGTTTGCTCCAACCAGAACATTTAGGGGACACTCTGAAAAGAAAAAATAA
- the rplB gene encoding 50S ribosomal protein L2: MGLRKFKPVTPGTRFRVGASFTEITATKPEKSLVVSSKKSGGRNNTGKMTMRYMGGGHKKSYRLIDFKRDKFDIPATVATVEYDPNRTARIALLNYADGEKRYIIAPEGLQVGQKVVSGDTATPEVGNTLKLSNIPLGSIIHNVEIHPGRGAQLARSAGAYAQLAARDGKYATLKMPSGETRLILITCLATIGAVSNSDHANEVLGKAGRSRWLGRRPRTRPVAMNPVDHPMGGGEGRSSGGQPRSRNGVYAKGYKTRQLKKYSNRFIIEKRKK; this comes from the coding sequence ATGGGCTTAAGAAAATTTAAACCAGTTACTCCGGGAACCCGCTTTAGAGTTGGTGCCAGCTTTACGGAGATTACAGCAACCAAGCCCGAAAAATCATTGGTTGTATCTTCTAAGAAATCGGGAGGACGTAACAATACAGGAAAGATGACCATGCGCTATATGGGTGGTGGTCACAAAAAATCTTACCGTTTAATTGATTTTAAACGTGATAAGTTTGATATTCCTGCAACAGTAGCTACTGTTGAGTATGATCCTAACCGTACTGCACGCATCGCATTGTTAAACTATGCTGATGGCGAGAAGCGTTATATTATTGCACCGGAAGGATTGCAAGTTGGGCAAAAGGTAGTGTCGGGTGATACTGCAACTCCAGAAGTGGGTAATACTTTGAAATTGAGCAATATTCCTTTGGGATCTATCATCCACAACGTGGAGATTCACCCAGGTCGCGGTGCTCAGTTGGCGCGTAGCGCAGGTGCTTATGCACAATTGGCTGCACGCGATGGTAAATATGCAACATTGAAAATGCCTTCAGGCGAAACCAGGTTGATCCTGATCACTTGTCTGGCTACGATAGGAGCTGTTTCCAATTCAGATCATGCAAATGAAGTGTTAGGTAAAGCTGGTCGCAGCCGTTGGCTGGGCCGTCGTCCGAGAACACGTCCGGTAGCGATGAACCCTGTAGATCACCCAATGGGTGGTGGTGAGGGCCGCTCATCAGGAGGTCAGCCTCGTTCAAGGAACGGTGTATATGCCAAAGGCTATAAAACCCGTCAACTTAAAAAATACTCAAATCGTTTCATCATAGAGAAAAGGAAGAAATAA
- the rplW gene encoding 50S ribosomal protein L23, protein MEFLKKPILTEKASALTEKSNRFTFKVEHKANKLQIKQAIEKMYGVSVLAVNTLVVSGKVKSRNTKGGLVTGRSPKYKKAIVTLAAGETIDYYSNI, encoded by the coding sequence ATGGAATTTTTAAAGAAACCAATATTAACAGAGAAAGCTTCTGCATTAACAGAAAAGTCTAACCGCTTTACTTTTAAAGTAGAACACAAAGCAAACAAGTTGCAGATTAAACAGGCCATTGAGAAAATGTACGGTGTAAGCGTTTTAGCTGTCAATACATTGGTTGTAAGTGGTAAAGTTAAGTCCAGAAACACTAAAGGTGGATTAGTTACGGGACGTAGCCCGAAATACAAGAAAGCGATTGTAACCCTGGCAGCAGGAGAAACAATTGATTATTACTCGAATATTTAA
- the rplD gene encoding 50S ribosomal protein L4, whose protein sequence is MEVKVLNISGKETGAKVQLPESVFGITPVDHAIYLDVKQYLANQRQGTHKSKQRNEIAGSTRKLYKQKGTGGARAGSIKSPLFNGGGRVFGPQPRDYSFKLNKKLKSLARKSALSYKAKDNNVVVLEDFTFDTIKTKNYINLVSALNLANEKTLLVLPSQNNNIYLSSRNIQKAKVITADQLNTYDVLNCGKLLLTADSVKTLEEAFAK, encoded by the coding sequence ATGGAAGTTAAAGTATTAAACATTTCAGGAAAAGAAACAGGTGCCAAGGTGCAACTTCCTGAGTCGGTATTTGGCATTACGCCTGTAGACCACGCAATTTATTTAGATGTGAAGCAATATCTGGCGAACCAACGTCAGGGAACGCACAAGTCTAAACAACGTAATGAGATTGCTGGTTCGACCCGTAAATTATACAAACAAAAAGGTACTGGTGGTGCCCGTGCAGGAAGTATTAAATCTCCATTGTTTAACGGTGGTGGTCGTGTATTTGGTCCTCAGCCTCGTGATTACAGTTTTAAACTGAACAAGAAGCTGAAGTCACTGGCGCGTAAATCGGCTTTATCATACAAAGCAAAAGACAACAATGTAGTTGTTTTGGAGGATTTTACTTTTGATACGATCAAAACTAAAAACTACATCAATCTGGTTAGTGCATTAAACCTGGCTAACGAAAAGACATTGTTGGTTTTACCTTCACAAAATAACAATATCTATTTATCAAGCAGAAACATTCAGAAAGCGAAAGTAATCACTGCAGATCAGTTAAATACTTATGATGTATTGAACTGCGGCAAGCTTTTGTTAACTGCGGATTCTGTTAAAACACTGGAGGAGGCATTTGCCAAGTAA
- the rplC gene encoding 50S ribosomal protein L3, producing the protein MSGIIGKKVGMTSIFDADGKNIPCTVIEAGPCVVTQVKTAEKDGYVSVQLGFDEAKEKNTTMPLKGHFAKAKTTPKRKLVEFEPFEESLNLGDTVTVNIFNEGDFVDVVGTSKGKGFQGVVKRHGFGGVGGQTHGQHNRMRAPGSLGAASYPSRVFKGMRMAGRMGGDRVKIQNLQVLKVYADQNLVVVSGSVPGAKGSYVILDK; encoded by the coding sequence ATGTCAGGTATTATTGGAAAAAAAGTAGGAATGACCAGCATTTTCGACGCCGATGGTAAGAATATACCATGTACGGTGATCGAAGCTGGACCTTGTGTTGTAACACAGGTAAAGACCGCAGAGAAAGACGGTTACGTTTCAGTTCAGTTAGGTTTCGACGAAGCTAAAGAAAAGAACACCACCATGCCCCTTAAAGGCCACTTTGCAAAAGCAAAGACTACCCCAAAACGCAAACTGGTTGAATTTGAGCCGTTTGAAGAATCGCTTAACTTAGGTGATACGGTAACGGTTAACATTTTTAACGAAGGTGATTTCGTGGATGTAGTTGGTACTTCAAAAGGTAAAGGATTCCAGGGTGTTGTAAAACGTCATGGTTTCGGCGGTGTTGGCGGACAGACTCACGGACAGCACAACAGGATGCGTGCTCCAGGTTCGTTGGGTGCTGCTTCGTATCCTTCTCGCGTATTTAAAGGTATGCGTATGGCGGGTAGAATGGGTGGCGACAGGGTAAAAATTCAGAACTTACAGGTTTTGAAAGTTTATGCTGATCAAAACCTGGTTGTAGTTAGTGGTTCCGTACCAGGAGCTAAGGGTTCTTACGTAATCTTAGATAAGTAA
- a CDS encoding DUF1634 domain-containing protein, which produces MSKGDKNFFADKDIQVILGTLLRVGVISAMSVVLVGGFIYLFFNYNATVDYGNFDAGKSGLSSIASILHGLKTMDGAAIIQFGTVLLIFTPIARVVFSVFSFLIERDYLYVLIGLFVLCIILYSLSDKLVG; this is translated from the coding sequence ATGAGTAAAGGGGACAAAAATTTCTTTGCAGATAAAGACATCCAGGTAATACTGGGGACTTTGCTGCGCGTAGGGGTAATTTCAGCAATGAGTGTTGTGCTTGTTGGTGGATTTATCTATTTGTTTTTTAACTACAACGCAACTGTAGACTACGGTAATTTTGATGCAGGAAAGTCAGGATTGTCGTCCATTGCATCAATTCTTCATGGCTTAAAGACGATGGACGGGGCTGCAATTATACAGTTTGGTACAGTATTGTTGATCTTTACGCCGATTGCAAGGGTTGTTTTCTCCGTTTTCAGCTTCCTTATAGAGCGGGACTACTTGTATGTTCTGATTGGTTTATTTGTTTTATGCATCATTCTGTATAGTTTAAGTGATAAGCTGGTGGGCTAA
- a CDS encoding sulfite exporter TauE/SafE family protein, protein MSVLLFTIIVLAGAFLAGLVGSLTGLGGGVIIIPLLTLALGVDIHYAIGASIISVIATSSGSAAAYVKEGITNIRIGMFLEIATTISAIIGAVVTVYINPGYIAVIFGLILLFSAAMMVRKKVDRSDNDTSGKLALFFKLNGSYPVDGMVKKYAVHNVAGGFFMMFIAGIISGLLGIGSGALKVIAMDNIMRIPFKVSTTTSNFMMGVTAAASAIVYLHRGQIDPGIAMPVTVGVLLGATIGSKILVKTKTDKLKVVFAIVVTFLALQMIYNGLSGKL, encoded by the coding sequence ATGTCGGTATTACTATTTACAATTATAGTTTTGGCTGGAGCTTTTTTGGCCGGACTGGTTGGCTCACTCACCGGATTGGGGGGTGGAGTGATCATTATTCCGCTGCTGACACTGGCATTGGGAGTTGACATACATTACGCAATAGGGGCTTCTATTATCTCTGTAATCGCGACATCCTCTGGATCTGCCGCTGCTTACGTAAAGGAGGGGATTACCAATATCCGTATAGGCATGTTCCTGGAAATTGCCACGACAATCAGTGCCATCATTGGTGCTGTCGTCACTGTTTATATCAACCCGGGTTACATTGCGGTTATTTTCGGACTGATCCTATTGTTTTCTGCTGCAATGATGGTAAGAAAGAAGGTGGACCGCTCCGATAATGATACTTCGGGAAAACTGGCGTTGTTTTTTAAGCTGAACGGTTCTTATCCGGTTGACGGCATGGTCAAAAAATATGCTGTCCATAATGTGGCCGGTGGTTTTTTTATGATGTTCATCGCCGGGATCATCTCTGGCTTGCTTGGAATTGGTTCGGGGGCTCTGAAGGTAATCGCGATGGACAACATCATGCGTATTCCTTTTAAGGTGTCTACTACGACCAGCAATTTTATGATGGGGGTAACTGCTGCTGCAAGTGCAATTGTTTACCTGCACCGGGGGCAGATTGATCCGGGGATTGCCATGCCGGTTACTGTAGGGGTGCTGCTGGGGGCTACTATAGGCTCCAAGATTCTGGTGAAAACCAAGACAGACAAACTGAAAGTTGTATTTGCCATTGTGGTTACTTTTCTGGCACTTCAAATGATTTATAATGGCTTATCGGGTAAGTTATGA
- the rpsJ gene encoding 30S ribosomal protein S10 — MSQRIRIKLKSYDYNLVDKSAEKIVKTVKPTGAVVSGPIPLPTEKKVFTVLRSPHVNKKAREQFQLCAYKRLLDIYSSNSKTVDALMKLELPSGVEVEIKV; from the coding sequence ATGAGCCAAAGAATCAGAATCAAATTAAAATCTTACGATTATAATCTGGTAGATAAATCTGCAGAGAAAATCGTAAAAACTGTTAAACCTACGGGTGCAGTGGTTAGCGGACCGATTCCGTTGCCTACAGAAAAGAAAGTTTTCACTGTGTTGCGTTCACCACACGTGAACAAAAAAGCACGTGAGCAGTTTCAATTGTGTGCTTACAAACGTTTGTTAGATATTTATAGCTCTAACTCAAAAACAGTTGATGCTTTAATGAAACTTGAACTACCTAGCGGTGTTGAAGTGGAAATCAAAGTTTAA
- the fusA gene encoding elongation factor G, which yields MSRDLKFTRNIGIAAHIDAGKTTTTERILYYAGVNHKIGEVHEGASTMDWMVQEAERGITITSAATTVFWPYRGNKYQVNVIDTPGHVDFTVEVNRSLRVLDGLVFLFSAVDGVEPQSETNWRLANNYAVPRIGFVNKMDRSGADFLKVVKQVKDMLGSHAVPLQLPIGAEDSFKGVVDLINNRGIVWNEHDKGMTFTEVPIPDDMLDEVAQWRENLLEAVADYDESLMEKFFDDPNSITEREILDALRKATLDAKIVPMVCGSSFKNKGVQTMLDLVMELLPSPMDVEGITGTNPNTGEEVVRKPDVTEPFSALAFKIATDPFVGRLCFIRVYSGNLEAGSYVYNARSENKERISRIFQMHANKQNPIPNVGAGDIAAVVGFKDIKTGDTLCDEKNPIILESMNFPDPVIGLAIEPKTQADVDKLGIALGKLAEEDPTFKVQTDEETGQTVISGMGELHLDILIDRLKREFKVEVNQGAPQVAYKEAITGSTQHRETYKKQTGGRGKFADIQVIISPIDADFEKGGLQFVNEIVGGAIPREFIPSVEKGFAAAMSNGVVAGFPLPDMKVRLIDGSFHAVDSDALSFEIAARSAFREALPKCKPVLMEPIMKIEVLTPEENMGDVMGDLNRRRGQLQGMDTRNGAQVIKALVPLSEMFGYVTQLRTITSGRATSTMEFDHYEPAPRNVQEEVIAKSKGKVKSLD from the coding sequence ATGTCAAGAGATTTAAAATTTACAAGAAATATTGGTATTGCTGCGCACATTGATGCTGGTAAAACTACAACTACCGAGCGTATTCTTTATTACGCAGGTGTAAACCATAAAATTGGTGAGGTACACGAAGGTGCATCTACAATGGACTGGATGGTACAGGAAGCAGAACGCGGAATAACCATTACCTCTGCTGCTACTACCGTTTTCTGGCCATACCGTGGTAATAAATACCAGGTAAACGTTATTGATACTCCGGGACACGTGGATTTTACCGTAGAGGTAAACCGTTCGTTACGTGTATTGGACGGATTGGTATTTTTGTTTTCAGCTGTTGACGGTGTTGAGCCTCAATCTGAAACCAACTGGCGTTTAGCGAACAATTACGCGGTTCCACGTATCGGTTTCGTAAACAAAATGGACCGTTCAGGAGCCGATTTCTTAAAAGTTGTTAAACAGGTTAAAGACATGCTGGGCAGTCACGCTGTTCCATTGCAATTGCCAATCGGTGCTGAAGATAGCTTCAAAGGTGTGGTTGACCTGATCAACAACCGTGGTATTGTTTGGAACGAGCACGATAAAGGTATGACCTTTACTGAGGTTCCGATTCCTGATGATATGCTGGATGAAGTTGCACAATGGAGAGAGAACTTACTGGAAGCAGTAGCTGACTATGATGAGTCGTTAATGGAGAAATTCTTTGACGATCCTAACTCCATCACTGAGCGTGAAATCCTTGATGCATTGCGTAAAGCTACTTTGGACGCAAAAATTGTTCCTATGGTTTGCGGTTCATCTTTCAAAAACAAAGGTGTTCAGACCATGCTTGACCTGGTAATGGAATTGCTGCCTTCGCCGATGGATGTGGAAGGAATTACTGGTACCAACCCGAACACAGGAGAAGAAGTAGTGCGTAAACCGGATGTAACTGAGCCTTTCTCGGCGCTTGCATTTAAAATTGCAACCGATCCTTTCGTTGGTCGTTTGTGCTTTATCCGTGTTTATTCAGGTAACCTGGAAGCTGGTTCATATGTATACAATGCACGTTCTGAAAACAAAGAACGTATTTCACGTATCTTCCAGATGCACGCCAACAAGCAAAATCCGATCCCTAACGTAGGTGCCGGTGATATTGCTGCGGTTGTAGGATTTAAAGACATCAAAACAGGGGATACCCTTTGTGATGAGAAAAATCCGATCATTCTTGAATCCATGAATTTCCCTGATCCGGTTATCGGTTTGGCCATTGAGCCTAAGACTCAGGCTGACGTAGATAAATTAGGTATTGCTTTAGGTAAATTGGCCGAAGAGGATCCTACATTTAAAGTTCAAACAGACGAAGAAACAGGTCAGACTGTGATTTCAGGTATGGGCGAGCTTCACCTGGACATCCTGATTGATCGCTTGAAACGTGAGTTTAAAGTAGAAGTAAACCAGGGAGCTCCTCAGGTTGCTTACAAAGAGGCAATTACAGGTTCTACCCAACACCGTGAGACCTATAAAAAACAAACTGGTGGTCGTGGTAAATTTGCTGATATCCAGGTAATCATTTCTCCTATTGATGCAGATTTCGAAAAAGGCGGATTGCAATTTGTGAATGAGATTGTGGGTGGTGCTATCCCTCGTGAGTTTATTCCTTCAGTGGAAAAAGGTTTTGCAGCTGCCATGTCTAACGGTGTTGTTGCAGGCTTCCCGCTTCCTGATATGAAAGTTCGTTTGATTGATGGTTCATTCCACGCAGTCGATTCGGATGCTTTATCTTTTGAGATTGCAGCACGTTCTGCTTTCCGTGAGGCTTTACCTAAATGTAAGCCAGTATTGATGGAGCCAATCATGAAAATTGAGGTACTGACCCCGGAAGAGAATATGGGTGATGTAATGGGAGACTTAAACCGTCGTCGTGGACAGCTGCAAGGTATGGACACCCGTAATGGTGCCCAGGTAATCAAAGCTTTGGTTCCACTTTCGGAGATGTTTGGTTATGTAACTCAGTTGCGTACCATTACTTCAGGGCGTGCAACTTCTACTATGGAATTTGATCACTACGAGCCAGCTCCTAGAAACGTTCAGGAAGAGGTGATTGCAAAATCAAAAGGAAAAGTTAAATCTTTAGATTAA
- the rpsG gene encoding 30S ribosomal protein S7, with translation MRKSKPKKRIILPDPKFNDVQVTRFVNNMMFDGKKSIAYSIFYDAVELAEKKAGENGLEVWKRALANVMPAVEVKSRRVGGANFQVPTEVRPDRKIALGMKWLISYARKRGEKTMKEKLAGEIVSAAKGEGAAVKKKEDTHKMAEANKAFSHFRF, from the coding sequence ATGAGAAAGTCAAAACCAAAAAAGAGAATTATCCTTCCTGATCCAAAATTTAACGACGTTCAGGTAACAAGGTTTGTAAACAATATGATGTTCGATGGAAAAAAATCTATCGCATATTCTATTTTTTACGATGCTGTTGAACTTGCTGAGAAAAAAGCAGGTGAAAATGGTTTGGAAGTATGGAAACGTGCTTTAGCCAACGTAATGCCAGCTGTTGAGGTAAAATCACGCCGTGTAGGTGGTGCAAACTTCCAGGTTCCTACTGAGGTAAGACCTGACCGTAAGATTGCATTGGGTATGAAATGGTTAATTTCATACGCACGTAAACGTGGTGAAAAAACAATGAAAGAGAAATTAGCAGGTGAAATCGTTTCAGCAGCTAAAGGTGAAGGTGCAGCGGTTAAGAAAAAAGAAGATACGCATAAAATGGCTGAGGCCAATAAAGCGTTCTCTCATTTCCGTTTCTAA
- the rpsL gene encoding 30S ribosomal protein S12 — translation MPTIQQLVRKGRVALEFKSKSPALDSCPQRRGVCTRVYTTTPKKPNSAMRKVARVRLTNGKEVNAYIPGEGHNLQEHSIVLIRGGRVKDLPGVRYHIIRGALDTSGVAGRNQRRSKYGTKRPKPGQAAAAPAKGKKK, via the coding sequence ATGCCAACCATTCAACAATTAGTTAGAAAAGGTAGAGTAGCACTGGAGTTCAAGAGTAAGTCTCCGGCGTTGGACAGCTGTCCACAGCGAAGAGGTGTATGTACACGTGTATATACCACTACCCCTAAAAAACCAAACTCAGCAATGCGTAAAGTAGCGCGTGTACGTTTAACCAATGGTAAAGAGGTTAATGCTTACATCCCTGGAGAAGGTCACAACTTACAGGAGCACTCGATCGTATTGATCCGTGGTGGTCGTGTTAAAGATTTACCAGGTGTACGTTATCACATCATCCGTGGGGCACTGGATACTTCAGGTGTTGCGGGTCGTAACCAACGTCGTTCGAAATATGGTACTAAGCGCCCTAAACCAGGACAAGCAGCAGCGGCTCCTGCAAAAGGTAAAAAGAAATAA
- a CDS encoding acyloxyacyl hydrolase: MSIPKPVKSYSLIFFLNLIFAAANLHAQEMQDTRNSIEFAPQVSLGVFTAQNKLSSVAYGGELIYHMSTTANPRPWMKMLNLKSLDLVFNYKNMSDIVMESDPRPDRFGDSYALIAALNFSLLKCKNTELFVTPGLGMGYLGETWFTNENVLVGSHLNFSSRIALKLATKIGPSTRLSAGLDILHFSNGGTRVPNNGMNISSVSLGLIQSLKTKSAADTSSWRKPMDYKKHSIDIGVNIGRRGVYRSKDGLYKTGLYAGYNYRLNRVLGFGAGLDAVYYHTIYDPLRNTETYQSKASSFDRWRVGLAIGPDLWMGRMAMSVKYGYYLHYNSLMNIKTYWTPGLKYNVLDWAAVQAKIYIHETEADFVGFGFIFTP, encoded by the coding sequence ATGAGCATCCCAAAGCCAGTTAAATCTTATTCCCTTATTTTCTTTTTAAATTTAATATTTGCCGCAGCTAATCTGCATGCGCAGGAAATGCAGGATACCCGGAACAGTATAGAGTTTGCCCCGCAGGTATCATTAGGGGTATTTACCGCGCAGAACAAATTAAGTAGTGTGGCTTATGGGGGGGAACTCATTTATCATATGAGCACTACTGCAAATCCAAGGCCATGGATGAAAATGCTGAACCTGAAGAGCCTGGACCTTGTATTTAATTACAAGAACATGAGCGATATTGTTATGGAGTCTGATCCGCGGCCGGATAGATTTGGTGATTCCTACGCGCTGATAGCTGCACTTAATTTTTCGCTCCTGAAATGTAAAAATACAGAACTGTTTGTGACCCCCGGCCTGGGAATGGGCTATCTGGGTGAAACCTGGTTTACGAATGAGAATGTGCTGGTGGGCAGTCACCTTAATTTTTCTTCGCGGATTGCACTGAAGCTGGCGACCAAAATCGGGCCTTCTACGCGGTTGTCGGCCGGGCTGGATATCCTCCATTTTTCCAATGGGGGTACACGGGTGCCCAATAACGGGATGAATATCAGTAGTGTTAGTCTGGGATTGATACAATCTTTAAAAACAAAATCCGCGGCAGATACTTCTTCCTGGAGAAAGCCTATGGATTACAAAAAGCACAGCATAGATATTGGCGTGAATATAGGGCGCCGCGGCGTTTACAGGAGTAAAGATGGCCTGTACAAAACAGGTTTATATGCAGGATACAATTACCGCTTGAACAGGGTGCTGGGCTTTGGGGCCGGCTTGGACGCGGTATATTACCATACCATTTATGATCCTTTAAGAAATACAGAAACCTATCAGTCTAAAGCCAGTTCGTTTGACAGGTGGCGGGTAGGTTTGGCGATTGGACCGGATTTATGGATGGGACGAATGGCGATGAGTGTAAAATATGGCTATTACCTGCATTATAACAGTTTAATGAACATCAAGACTTATTGGACACCGGGACTGAAGTACAATGTGCTGGACTGGGCAGCTGTGCAGGCTAAAATATATATACATGAAACAGAAGCCGATTTTGTAGGGTTTGGCTTTATTTTTACGCCTTAG
- a CDS encoding VF530 family protein, with protein MAEKEQANNPLHGKTLEFILKQLVWHYGWEELGQQVRIACFNNNPTMNSSLKFLRKTDWARKKVERLYLNTFH; from the coding sequence ATGGCAGAAAAAGAACAGGCAAATAATCCGCTCCATGGCAAAACACTGGAGTTTATATTGAAGCAGCTGGTATGGCACTATGGCTGGGAGGAATTGGGGCAGCAGGTACGCATTGCCTGTTTCAACAACAACCCAACCATGAATTCGAGCCTGAAGTTTTTGCGTAAGACCGATTGGGCACGTAAGAAAGTGGAGCGGCTATACCTGAATACATTTCACTAA
- a CDS encoding M1 family metallopeptidase: protein MIHKPTLTWVLLCFLSLRVLAQENTAVSNYDPHAAFSPLFYTQNGNEYRSASGAPGPKYWQNRADYNITANLDEAKNTVSGTVNITYKNNSPDRLPFLWLQLDQNLFAPDSRGNSLIASGSRYGSRGEQLKGGYKIDGIEVAQKMKPVRFSTLTEDTRMQIRLAVPMEANGDVISIKMNFSFVIPANGSDRMGHLATKNGEIFTIAQWFPRMSVYDDILGWNTLPYWGAGEFYCEYGDVDFSVTAPASHIVMGSGELLNPQEVFTAEQLKRWNAAKLSDKTIAIRSEAEVTDPKSRPAKDKLTWKFRIKNTRDVAWGSSKAFVLDAARINLPSGKKALAVSAHPVESNGQDSYGRGVEYVKGSVEHYSDKWFEYPYPMAVNVACNVGGMEYPGIVFCGWRAKKGAAWGVIDHEFGHTWFPMIVGSNERKFGWMDEGFNTFINGISSAVFNNGEYKQEPADMHNIARSISRPEVESIMLSPDAMKEANIGLNLYYKPGWGLDILRDQVLGADRFDYAFRNYIAQWAYKHPSPFDFFRSMENAAGEDLCWFWRGWFLENWKMDQAIADVKEVKKDGVLAGYNIVVANLEKMPMPVILQVKTKSGKTERVKLGVDIWMRNKTWTVYYPTTEEVVAVVLDPDKVLPDVNEGNNSWGQK from the coding sequence ATGATTCATAAACCAACTCTCACCTGGGTATTGCTGTGCTTTTTAAGTTTAAGGGTGCTGGCGCAGGAAAATACTGCTGTAAGTAATTACGACCCTCATGCGGCGTTCAGCCCTTTGTTTTACACTCAGAACGGAAACGAATACCGGTCGGCAAGTGGTGCCCCTGGACCAAAATACTGGCAGAACCGGGCAGATTATAACATTACCGCCAATCTGGATGAAGCAAAAAATACCGTTTCCGGTACAGTAAACATTACTTATAAGAACAATAGCCCCGACCGGCTGCCATTTTTATGGCTGCAGCTGGACCAGAACCTGTTTGCGCCCGATTCACGCGGCAATTCCCTGATCGCTTCCGGAAGCCGTTATGGTTCAAGGGGCGAACAATTAAAAGGTGGTTATAAGATCGATGGAATCGAAGTAGCCCAAAAAATGAAACCGGTAAGGTTCAGTACCCTAACTGAGGATACCCGGATGCAGATCAGGCTGGCAGTTCCTATGGAGGCAAATGGTGATGTGATCAGTATAAAAATGAATTTTTCCTTTGTGATCCCGGCCAATGGATCGGACAGGATGGGGCATCTGGCCACAAAGAATGGTGAAATCTTTACCATAGCGCAGTGGTTCCCAAGGATGAGCGTGTATGACGATATATTGGGCTGGAATACCCTGCCATATTGGGGAGCGGGAGAATTTTACTGTGAATATGGCGATGTGGATTTTTCGGTGACTGCTCCTGCCAGTCATATCGTAATGGGCTCAGGGGAATTGCTGAACCCACAGGAAGTTTTTACTGCGGAACAGCTGAAGCGCTGGAATGCGGCAAAGCTAAGCGATAAAACCATCGCCATACGATCGGAAGCGGAAGTGACAGATCCTAAATCCCGTCCGGCCAAAGATAAACTGACCTGGAAGTTCAGGATAAAAAACACCCGGGATGTGGCCTGGGGCTCTTCCAAGGCTTTTGTGCTGGATGCTGCCCGCATCAACCTGCCCAGTGGTAAAAAGGCGCTTGCCGTTTCGGCACATCCTGTAGAAAGTAACGGTCAGGATAGCTACGGGCGTGGAGTAGAGTATGTAAAAGGATCGGTGGAACACTATTCGGATAAATGGTTTGAATACCCTTATCCGATGGCGGTGAATGTTGCCTGCAATGTTGGGGGGATGGAATATCCGGGGATCGTATTTTGTGGCTGGAGGGCTAAAAAGGGAGCTGCATGGGGGGTAATTGACCATGAATTTGGCCATACCTGGTTCCCGATGATTGTGGGCAGCAACGAACGTAAGTTCGGCTGGATGGACGAAGGCTTCAATACCTTTATCAATGGGATATCTTCTGCCGTCTTTAACAATGGGGAATATAAACAGGAGCCTGCTGATATGCACAATATTGCCAGAAGCATTTCAAGGCCAGAGGTAGAATCGATTATGCTGAGTCCGGATGCCATGAAAGAGGCAAACATCGGCTTAAACCTATATTATAAACCAGGCTGGGGACTGGACATCCTGAGAGATCAGGTGCTTGGCGCTGATCGCTTTGACTATGCTTTCAGGAATTACATTGCCCAGTGGGCTTATAAACATCCAAGTCCTTTTGATTTTTTCCGTTCCATGGAAAATGCTGCGGGTGAAGATCTTTGCTGGTTCTGGAGGGGCTGGTTTTTAGAGAACTGGAAAATGGACCAGGCTATTGCTGATGTGAAGGAGGTCAAAAAAGATGGTGTCTTAGCCGGATACAATATTGTAGTGGCCAACCTGGAGAAGATGCCGATGCCGGTTATACTGCAGGTTAAAACCAAAAGCGGAAAAACAGAAAGAGTTAAGTTAGGCGTAGATATATGGATGAGGAATAAAACCTGGACCGTTTATTACCCGACTACTGAAGAGGTGGTTGCTGTAGTGCTGGATCCGGATAAGGTTTTGCCGGATGTAAATGAGGGGAACAACAGCTGGGGTCAAAAATAA